Proteins from a single region of Catalinimonas alkaloidigena:
- the trhA gene encoding PAQR family membrane homeostasis protein TrhA encodes MYSKKEEIFNAVTHGVGACLAIAALVILIVLAAIKGTTIHVVSFSIFGAMLVILYTVSTLYHSLTHKKAKRLFRKFDHMSIFLLIAGTYTPFCLAILKNSLGWTIFGVVWGIAIAGILMKVFYVGKKEILSIVLYITLGWIVIIAIQPLHMLMSFQGFVFLILGGIFYTLGTFFYAQHKIKYNHGIWHLFVLAGSTLHFFSVLSLLP; translated from the coding sequence ATGTATTCTAAAAAAGAAGAGATATTTAATGCAGTAACCCACGGAGTGGGGGCCTGCCTTGCCATAGCTGCATTGGTAATTTTGATTGTTCTGGCTGCAATAAAAGGCACAACCATTCATGTGGTAAGCTTTTCCATCTTTGGAGCCATGTTAGTAATACTTTACACTGTATCAACGCTTTATCATAGTTTGACCCACAAGAAGGCAAAAAGACTATTCAGGAAGTTTGATCATATGTCCATTTTCCTGCTGATAGCAGGTACCTATACACCCTTTTGTCTAGCTATATTAAAAAATTCATTAGGATGGACCATTTTTGGAGTTGTATGGGGAATAGCGATTGCAGGTATTTTGATGAAAGTTTTTTATGTAGGTAAAAAGGAGATACTTTCAATAGTTCTGTATATCACGCTGGGATGGATTGTAATAATTGCTATTCAGCCATTACATATGCTCATGTCCTTTCAGGGTTTTGTGTTCCTAATATTAGGGGGTATATTCTATACCTTGGGAACATTTTTTTACGCTCAGCACAAGATTAAGTATAATCATGGGATTTGGCATTTATTTGTACTGGCAGGAAGCACTCTCCATTTTTTTTC